From Cyclopterus lumpus isolate fCycLum1 chromosome 4, fCycLum1.pri, whole genome shotgun sequence, a single genomic window includes:
- the akr1a1b gene encoding aldo-keto reductase family 1 member A1-B isoform X2, translating to MNDFAVLNTGRKMPLLGLGTWKSEPGKVKQAVIWALEAGYRHIDCATIYGNEVEIGEGLQETFGPGKVLRREDVFVTSKLWNNQHHPEDVEPALLKTLKDLKLEYLDLYLIHWPYAFQQGDAPFPKKEDGTLLYDDIDYKLTWASMEKLVEKGLVRSIGLSNFNSRQIDDVLSVASIKPTVLQVESHPYLTQVELLAHCRDRGLVLTAYSPLGSPDRAWKHPDEPVVLQEPVMAALAEKYKKSPAQIILRWQTQRGVVTIPKSVTESRIKENMQVFDFTLEAEEMKNITALNRGWRYIVPMIQVEGERVPRDAGHPHYPFNDPY from the exons ATGAATGACTTTGCAGTTCTCAACACGGGGCGGAAGATGCCCCTCCTTGGACTGGGGACGTGGAAGAGTGAGCCAGGAAAG GTGAAACAAGCAGTTATTTGGGCATTGGAGGCTGGGTATCGCCACATCGACTGTGCAACAATCTACGGCAACGAGGTGGAGATTGGCGAAGGCCTGCAGGAGACCTTCGGCCCCGGCAAG GTCCTGAGAAGAGAGGACGTGTTTGTCACATCCAAGCTGTGGAATAACCAGCATCACCCAGAGGACGTGGAGCCGGCCCTCCTCAAGACCCTGAAGGACCTGAAGCTGGAGTACCTGGACCTCTACCTCATCCACTGGCCCTACGCCTTTCA ACAAGGAGATGCTCCCTTCCCCAAAAAGGAGGACGGCACCTTGCTGTATGACGACATAGACTACAAGCTGACCTGGGCTTCCATGGAGAAGCTGGTAGAGAAGGGCCTCGTCCGATCTATCGGCCTGTCCAACTTCAACAGCCGGCAGATAGATGACGTCCTGTCTGTCGCCAGCATCAAACCCACGGTCCTGCAG GTAGAGAGCCACCCGTATCTGActcaggtggagctgctggccCACTGTCGGGACCGGGGCCTGGTGCTGACGGCCTACAGCCCTCTGGGCTCTCCTGACCGGGCCTGGAAACATCCAGACGAACCCGTCGTGCTTCAGGAGCCGGTGATGGCCGCCCTCGcagagaaatataaaaagtcCCCAGCTCAGATTATTCTGAG GTGGCAGACACAGCGAGGAGTGGTGACGATCCCCAAGAGTGTGACGGAGTCCCGTATCAAAGAGAACATGCAG GTGTTTGACTTCACCCTTGAAGCAGAGGAAATGAAGAATATTACGGCCCTGAACAGAGGCTGGCGCTACATCGTACCAATGATCCAA GTGGAGGGAGAACGAGTTCCCAGGGATGCAGGACATCCTCACTACCCATTTAACGACCCCTACTGA
- the LOC117729863 gene encoding meprin A subunit beta-like — MALGWTALFFGLGLAAAKLTGDIETDVDEGHDWDIFNINDAAGLDLLDGDIEQDEKSTRNSILGDQYRWPTTIPYYLEDSLEMNAKGVILKAFDQYRLKTCIDFTPWSGEENYISVYKGSGCFSSVGNQHVGKQRLSIGSNCDRLGTVEHEFLHALGFWHEQSRADRDDYVNIVWDHIQPDKKHNFKTYDDTLSSALGVPYDYGSVMHYSKTSFNVGSEPSIVPRIPHFMDVIGQRMGFSASDLTKVNRLYRCTKSSTFVDSCDFELENICGMIQGPGEAKWEKRSSVSGGPPTDFSNMGQCEGKGFFMHFSTASAAPGGRALLESRWLYPKPGAQCLQFFLHNSGAADDVLNVWVREDDLVNPKLKLFKSISGGVMGSWELHNINLNVTRKARVVFEGVRGTGPSTGGFSLDDINLSSSKCPQHIWHIRNITRLLATTPNGEKVYSPRFLSPAGYSFQVGVYINGRSGRPGYLATYFYLTSGPNDHGLKWPCPWQQVTMALMDQQSDIRQQINMHRMVTTDPHKMLTDGTEYYWDDPRKVGYKVTASDGSFYYRGPGTGTSSFLTHSRLKSRNFIKGDDAFFLFSLEDISHLLESWPLVRTAVQAEDSLVKAADQGAPRGAAGNPAAVTAVVGCVAAMAVLVVSMVMARNAWEKRRRRESDEVVIIQDMPWFIEEPPTKDLASVFTTP; from the exons ATGGCACTCGGGTGGACCGCTCTGTTCTTTGGCTTGGGACTG GCAGCAGCAAAGCTAACAGGTGATATAG AAACGGATGTTGATGAGGGCCATGACTGGGACATCTTCAACATCAATGATG CGGCTGGGCTGGACCTGCTGGATGGAGATATCGAACAGGACGAA AAATCCACCAGAAACTCCATCTTAGGAGACCAGTATCGCTGGCCCACCACCATTCCCTACTACCTGGAGGACAGTCTGG AAATGAATGCAAAGGGAGTGATCCTGAAGGCGTTCGACCAGTACAGACTGAAGACGTGCATTGACTTCACACcgtggagtggagaggagaacTACATCTCGGTGTACAAAGGGAGCGG ATGCTTCTCCTCTGTGGGCAACCAGCATGTGGGCAAGCAGCGGCTGTCCATCGGTAGCAACTGTGACCGTCTGGGAACCGTTGAGCACGAGTTCCTGCACGCTCTGGGATTCTGGCATGAGCAGTCCAGAGCCGACCGGGACGACTACGTCAACATCGTGTGGGATCACATTCAACCCG ATAAAAAGCACAACTTCAAAACGTACGACGACACGCTGTCCAGCGCTCTCGGCGTCCCCTACGACTACGGCTCGGTGATGCACTACAGCAAGACGTCCTTCAACGTCGGCTCCGAGCCCAGCATCGTCCCCAGGATCCCCCACTTCATGGACGTGATCGGCCAGAGGATGGGCTTCAGCGCCAGTGACCTCACCAAGGTCAACAGGCTCTACCGATGCA CCAAGTCTTCTACCTTTGTGGACAGCTGTGACTTTGAGCTGGAGAACATCTGCGGGATGATTCAGGGTCCCGGCGAGGCAAAGTGGGAAAAACGCAGTTCTGTCAGCGGAGGGCCTCCGACCGACTTCTCCAACATGGGACAATGTGAAG GAAAAGGCTTCTTCATGCACTTCAGCACCGCCTCTGCTGCGCCTGGCGGCCGTGCGCTCCTGGAGAGTCGTTGGCTTTACCCCAAACCCGGAGCCCAGTGTCTGCAGTTCTTCCTCCACAACAGCGGTGCAGCCGACGACGTCCTCAACGTCTGGGTGAGAGAGGATGACCTGGTCAACCCCAAACTCAAGCTCTTCAAGAGTATTTCAG GAGGCGTCATGGGCTCCTGGGAACTGCATAACATCAACCTGAATGTGACCCGGAAGGCCCGTGTGGTTTTTGAGGGCGTGAGGGGAACGGGCCCGTCGACAGGAGGCTTCTCTCTGGATGACATCAACCTGTCGTCCTCAAAGTGCCCTCAGCACATCTGGCACATCCGCAACATCACCCGCCTGCTGGCCACCACACCAAATGGAGAGAAGGTGTACAGCCCTCGCTTTCTGTCCCCAGCAGGTTACTCCTTCCAG GTGGGTGTGTACATTAACGGAAGAAGCGGCCGTCCAGGATACCTGGCCACCTACTTCTATCTGACCTCAGGCCCCAACGACCACGGCCTCAAGTGGCCGTGTCCGTGGCAGCAGGTGACCATGGCCCTGATGGACCAGCAGTCTGACATCAGGCAGCAGATAAACATGCACCGAATGGTCACCACCGACCCCCACAAGATGCTCACTGATG gcacTGAGTACTACTGGGACGATCCCAGGAAGGTGGGCTACAAAGTGACTGCATCCGACGGCAGTTTTTACTACCGGGGCCCGGGCACCGGAACAAGCAGCTTCCTCACCCACAGCAGACTGAAGAGCAGGAACTTCATCAAAGGAGACGAcgccttcttcctcttcagtcTGGAAG ATATATCTCATCTGCTGGAATCTTGGCCTCTCGTCCGCACCGCAGTCCAAGCCGAGGACAGTCTGGTGAAGGCCGCAGACCAAGGCGCTCCACGGGGCGCTGCCGGAAACCCCGCGGCGGTCACGGCCGTGGTGGGGTGCGTTGCTGCGATGGCCGTGCTGGTGGTTTCCATGGTGATGGCACGGAACGCCtgggagaagaggaggcggCGGGAGAGCGACGAGGTGGTGATCATACAGGACATGCCTTGGTTCATAGAA GAGCCGCCGACAAAAGACTTAGCATCCGTTTTCACAACTCCATGA
- the uhmk1 gene encoding serine/threonine-protein kinase Kist translates to MAHCGSSEPSAEAQAPRPDGNKPPQGSVDQSMKPVLFEIFGEIWTVQSRLGQGVSASVYRVSSGRATATAAVKEFQADTQGGDYGYHKERSVLEDIQGHKNIVTLYGVFTNHSCMGVATRCLLLELLDVSVSDLLVRSSIGTQGARPQQGHSMWLVQHCARDLLEALAFLHREGYVHADLKPRNILWSADDECFKLIDFGLSFKEGNQDVKYIQTDGYRAPEAELQNSLAQAGVEVDSGCTAAVDMYSLGIVLLEMFSGIKLKDTIRSQKWKDNSAAIVDHLFASNSVVCPAIPVYHLRDLIKSMLLNDPKQRCTAETALLNPFFSIPFAPHIEDLVLLPTPVLRLLNLIDDSHLHNEEEYEDILEDMKEECQKYGSVVSLLIPKENPGKGQVFVEYANSSDSKEAQRLLTGRTFDGKFVVATFYPLSAYKRGYLYQTVQ, encoded by the exons ATGGCTCACTGCGGCTCCTCCGAGCCGAGTGCGGAGGCCCAGGCACCGCGTCCCGACGGCAACAAGCCGCCACAGGGCAGCGTGGACCAGAGCATGAAGCCGGTGCTGTTCGAGATCTTCGGTGAGATCTGGACCGTCCAGTCACGGCTCGGACAGGGAGTCTCGGCCTCGGTGTACCGGGTCAGCTCGGGCAGAGCCACCGCCACCGCCGCGGTCAAGGAGTTTCAGGCCGACACGCAGGGAGGAGATTACGGGTATCACAAGGAGAGGTCCGTGCTGGAGGACATCCAGGGACATAAAAACATCG TGACGCTGTACGGGGTGTTCACCAACCACAGCTGCATGGGTGTTGCCACCCGCTGCCTTCTGTTGGAGCTCTTGGATGTCAGCGTGTCTGATCTGTTGGTGAGAAGCAGCATTGGTACCCAGGGTGCCAG ACCCCAGCAGGGCCACTCCATGTGGCTTGTCCAGCACTGTGCCAGAGACCTCCTGGAGGCTCTCGCCTTCCTCCACAGGGAAGGCTACGTCCACGCCGACCTCAAGCCACGCAACATTCTCTGGAGTGCTGACGACGAGTGCTTCAAGCTCATCGACTTCGGCCTCAGTTTCAAAGAGGGGAACCAG GATGTCAAGTACATCCAGACAGATGGGTATCGCGCTCCAGAGGCCGAGCTGCAGAACAGCCTCGCTCAGGCCGGCGTGGAGGTGGACTCGGGCTGCACGGCCGCCGTGGACATGTATAGCCTGGGCATCGTCCTGCTGGAGATGTTCTCAGGAATCAAACTCAAAGACACCATCCGCTCGCAGAAGTGGAAG GATAACAGTGCCGCCATTGTTGACCATCTTTTTGCCAGTAACAGTGTGGTGTGCCCTGCCATCCCTGTCTATCACCTCAGAGACCTTATCAAAAG CATGCTTCTCAATGACCCAAAGCAGAGATGCACCGCTGAAACCGCCCTGCTGAACCCATTCTTCAGTATTCCCTTTG ctcctCACATTGAGGACCTGGTTCTGCTGCCCACTCCTGTCCTGCGTCTGCTTAACCTGATTGATGACAGCCATTTGCACAACGAGGAAGAGTATGAAG ACATCCTGGAAGACATGAAAGAGGAGTGCCAGAAGTATGGCTCAGTGGTTTCTCTGCTCATCCCCAAGGAGAACCCGGGGAAAGGACAG GTGTTTGTAGAGTATGCCAACTCCAGCGACTCCAAAGAGGCACAGAGGCTGCTGACGGGCCGCACCTTTGACGGGAAGTTTGTCGTGGCCACCTTCTACCCTCTCAGCGCCTACAAGAGGGGGTACTTGTACCAGACTGTGCAGTGA
- the akr1a1b gene encoding aldo-keto reductase family 1 member A1-B isoform X1, with translation MQSFICRVLQRTTRRLCSDAGSKRVLVRGMNDFAVLNTGRKMPLLGLGTWKSEPGKVKQAVIWALEAGYRHIDCATIYGNEVEIGEGLQETFGPGKVLRREDVFVTSKLWNNQHHPEDVEPALLKTLKDLKLEYLDLYLIHWPYAFQQGDAPFPKKEDGTLLYDDIDYKLTWASMEKLVEKGLVRSIGLSNFNSRQIDDVLSVASIKPTVLQVESHPYLTQVELLAHCRDRGLVLTAYSPLGSPDRAWKHPDEPVVLQEPVMAALAEKYKKSPAQIILRWQTQRGVVTIPKSVTESRIKENMQVFDFTLEAEEMKNITALNRGWRYIVPMIQVEGERVPRDAGHPHYPFNDPY, from the exons ATGCAGTCCTTCATTTGTCGGGTTCTCCAGCGGACGACCCGTCGTTTGTGTTCAGACGCGGGCAGCAAGCGG GTGCTTGTGAGAGGCATGAATGACTTTGCAGTTCTCAACACGGGGCGGAAGATGCCCCTCCTTGGACTGGGGACGTGGAAGAGTGAGCCAGGAAAG GTGAAACAAGCAGTTATTTGGGCATTGGAGGCTGGGTATCGCCACATCGACTGTGCAACAATCTACGGCAACGAGGTGGAGATTGGCGAAGGCCTGCAGGAGACCTTCGGCCCCGGCAAG GTCCTGAGAAGAGAGGACGTGTTTGTCACATCCAAGCTGTGGAATAACCAGCATCACCCAGAGGACGTGGAGCCGGCCCTCCTCAAGACCCTGAAGGACCTGAAGCTGGAGTACCTGGACCTCTACCTCATCCACTGGCCCTACGCCTTTCA ACAAGGAGATGCTCCCTTCCCCAAAAAGGAGGACGGCACCTTGCTGTATGACGACATAGACTACAAGCTGACCTGGGCTTCCATGGAGAAGCTGGTAGAGAAGGGCCTCGTCCGATCTATCGGCCTGTCCAACTTCAACAGCCGGCAGATAGATGACGTCCTGTCTGTCGCCAGCATCAAACCCACGGTCCTGCAG GTAGAGAGCCACCCGTATCTGActcaggtggagctgctggccCACTGTCGGGACCGGGGCCTGGTGCTGACGGCCTACAGCCCTCTGGGCTCTCCTGACCGGGCCTGGAAACATCCAGACGAACCCGTCGTGCTTCAGGAGCCGGTGATGGCCGCCCTCGcagagaaatataaaaagtcCCCAGCTCAGATTATTCTGAG GTGGCAGACACAGCGAGGAGTGGTGACGATCCCCAAGAGTGTGACGGAGTCCCGTATCAAAGAGAACATGCAG GTGTTTGACTTCACCCTTGAAGCAGAGGAAATGAAGAATATTACGGCCCTGAACAGAGGCTGGCGCTACATCGTACCAATGATCCAA GTGGAGGGAGAACGAGTTCCCAGGGATGCAGGACATCCTCACTACCCATTTAACGACCCCTACTGA
- the c4h19orf44 gene encoding uncharacterized protein C19orf44 homolog — protein MWKQGGRSSALDRAQALLSAKRSTREDAESVRGSTGNAGAVGGSLKTKPASSNTRPVLSDLSDLSSVSSAPEHGGDTTLGFAAAAAGKTQGLRPQSSPVEGGSRFLKKAPPPATISGQSPVSKSQVQQVPEHMYRNMSSSQQGSQTAALSKLAQIESRIRSRKQVQEEARRGPKPVENQTSGVGISPPPAAQSLEAPVPLSAQSSSDQSLKGIRFLKNKAAVTVNNITTATAAAAAAGLPKGGDVGVRSGSRAALAGLEAKSVRVVSGVSLESDEEDMRKLLGDSLDSVGDSVLVPGRPSSMRTADEMVHSSPPPAAVLPSSSSNTSPPRYPASPSPFRFSGQTRAHFSPSVLSPAPSTPRVSPSPRVGSPQCSLSSVSGRGDVLSLEELFSGGPASEDTHSEISTSEDYKINVMTLDDLGFTERTPGQEREVKHSVPPPGSQNRHLERPRLKEKKEERRWQEDDVSDYQSDFESGTEPDYSVSQVSEHLQGDGEEAVSEVREEASQSDACRVRTEDEYSSALSDTSRSWTSDHIQKSDSGSSVSPESRTLSRQSRRRASRKVLKETAVQTQPDPLDYTWHAGVAALGPAVGMTYLDPTPVVAHSLSAEMVEALSISNPAVFALNEMLKQQLAMTRRFIESRRHLHSSLVQSLGPPNYRYTTLEDTKEYIRKHRPPQLKMEEALEEVLQG, from the exons ATGTGGAAACAGGGCGGTCGAAGCTCCGCTCTGGACCGAGCTCAGGCGCTGTTGTCCGCTAAGAGGAGCACCAGGGAGGACGCCGAGTCCGTTCGGGGGTCGACGGGAAATGCA GGTGCCGTTGGTGGATCCTTGAAAACCAAACCCGCTTCCTCAAATACACGCCCTGTACTCTCAGACCTGAGTGACCTGTCCTCGGTGAGCTCAGCCCCTGAGCATGGAGGTGACACCACGCTGGGcttcgctgctgctgctgctgggaagaCCCAG GGTCTCAGACCTCAGAGCTCTCCGGTTGAAGGAGGGAGCAGGTTCTTGAAGAAAGCTCCACCACCTGCAACCATCAGTGGCCAGTCACCTGTCAGCAAGAGCCAAGTGCAGCAGGTGCCTGAACACATGTACAG AAATATGTCATCTTCCCAGCAGGGCTCCCAGACGGCTGCTCTGAGTAAACTGGCTCAGATTGAGAGCCGCATCCGCAGCCGCAAACAGGTTCAGGAAGAGGCCAGGCGGGGGCCAAAACCTGTGGAGAACCAAACCTCGGGCGTGGGAATCTCCCCGCCACCAGCCGCCCAGTCTCTGGAGGCCCCTGTGCCACTCTCAGCACAGTCCAGCAGTGACCAGAGCCTGAAGGGGATCCGTTTCCTCAAGAACAAGGCAGCTGTGACTGTCAACAATATTACTAccgccactgctgctgctgctgctgctgggttgCCAAAAGGCGGCGACGTTGGTGTCAGGTCCGGGTCCAGAGCTGCTTTGGCAGGTTTGGAGGCAAAGTCGGTGAGAGTGGTGAGTGGTGTCAGTCTGGAAAGTGAtgaagaagacatgaggaaactTCTCGGAGACTCATTGGATTCAGTAGGCGACAGTGTCTTGGTACCAGGGAGACCCTCATCCATGAGAACAGCAGATGAG ATGGTtcactcctcacctcctccagctgctgtcCTTCCCTCATCGTCCTCCAATACATCACCACCGCGCTACCctgcctctccttctcctttccgaTTCTCCGGTCAGACTCGGGCCCACTTCAGCCCGTCCGTGCTCTCCCCAGCCCCCTCTACTCCCCGTGTCTCCCCATCTCCCAGGGTGGGGAGTCCACAGTGTTCCCTCTCCTCCGTGTCGGGCCGCGGGGACGTGCTGTCTCTGGAGGAGCTCTTCTCTGGCGGGCCCGCCTCCGAAGATACCCACAGTGAGATCAGTACCTCTGAAG ACTACAAGATAAATGTGATGACATTAGACGACCTTGGATTTACTGAGAGAACGCCAGGACAGGAG AGAGAAGTCAAACACAGCGTCCCTCCTCCCGGATCCCAAAACAGACATCTAGAGCGGCCGCGgttgaaggagaagaaagaggagcgGCGGTGGCAGGAGGACGACGTGTCGGACTACCAAAGTGACTTTGAGAGCGGTACAGAGCCTGATTACAGCGTCAGCCAGGTTTCAGAGCACCTccaaggagatggagaggaggcggtatcagaggtcagagaggaggcTTCACAATCAGATGCGTGCCGTGTGAGGACCGAAGACGAGTACTCGAGCGCTCTTTCAGACACAAGTCGCTCCTGGACCTCAGATCACATTCAAAAATCCGACTCCGGATCCTCAGTATCACCTGAAAGCCGGACATTATCTCGCCAGTCAAGGAGGCGAGCTTCAAGAAAAGTTTTAAAAGAAACGGCAGTACAGACTCAGCCTGATCCTCTGGATTACACATGGCATGCGG GTGTGGCTGCTTTGGGTCCTGCGGTGGGCATGACTTACCTGGATCCCACCCCAGTGGTTGCTCATAGTCTCAGTGCAGAAATGGTGGAAG CTCTCAGCATCTCCAACCCAGCTGTATTTGCGCTCAATGAAATGCTGAAACAGCAACTTGCCATGACGAGGCGGTTCATCGAAAGCAGGCGACACCTTCACTCCAGCCTGGTGCAGAGCCTGGGACCCCCGAACTACAGATACACCACGCTGGAGGACACCAAGGAG TACATCCGCAAGCACAGACCTCCCCAACTGAAAATGGAGGAAGCCTTAGAAGAGGTGCTGCAGGGATGA
- the LOC117730053 gene encoding protein shisa-like-2A, with amino-acid sequence MNSECESYYGKENVFVEGFTCPKADSDTAALFCCGFNDLKYCCDDPNSFFPYEYGYMWWLSFGALVGLSVAAVVLLAFIVTLCVLCYLFITTKPRGLDNGLPLRAPGSASSPQRAGPSHSSAPAGPQGLRKHFLRGKLDCDNQPPDPDRLFQRCFMATVTSIKVEGPA; translated from the exons ATGAACTCGGAATGCGAAAGTTACTACGGCAAAGAAAACGTGTTCGTGGAGGGCTTCACGTGTCCGAAAGCGGACAGTGACACCGCGGCACTTTTCTGCTGCGGGTTCAATGACTTGAAGTACTGTTGTGATGATCCCAACAGCTTTTTCCCTTACGAGTATGGATACATGTGGTGGTTAAG TTTCGGAGCTCTTGTGGGTCTCTCTGTGGCAGCTGTGGTTCTTCTCGCCTTCATCGTCactctgtgtgtcctctgctatctcttcatcaccaccaaaCCCAGAGGTCTGGACAATGGGCTGCCGCTCCGAGCGCCAG GCTCTGCATCAAGTCCACAAAGAGCAGGACCGAGCCATTCCAGCGCCCCCGCTGGTCCTCAAGGCCTCAGGAAACACTTCCTGAGGGGCAAGTTGGACTGTGACAACCAGCCCCCGGACCCCGACCGCCTTTTTCAACGTTGTTTCATGGCCACTGTGACGTCTATCAAAGTCGAGGGGCCTGCATAG